GTACCTACTTCTATATGCGCGATCGTTACGACTTGAACCTCTCCCGCCAGCAAACTCAACTTTTTAACGCCTGGGATAAGCAGTATCCGGTCACTGACTGGGAGTGCGAGCGCGACAACCGCATTGCAAAAGTTCAGGGGAATCATAACCCCTACGTGCAGCGGGCTTGCCAGGCGCAAAAGAGCTAACCTACACTAGCGGCAATTATCTATTTTGCGCCGATCCCTCATTCCACCGAATCCAAGCGAGGCGGAATGAGGCGTCATCCGCGCCCTTCATGGAATTCACAGTATGCGCATCCCTCGCATTTACCACCCTGAACTGATTACCGCCGGCAGTGAAATTGCCCTGTCTGATGACGCCGCCAATCATGTAGGCCGCGTTCTGCGCATGGGCGCTGGTCAGGCGGTGCAACTTTTCGACGGTAGCAACCAGGTCTTCGACGCTGAAATCACCCGCGCAGACAAGAAAAGCGTGCAGGTGAGTATTCTGCGCGGTGAGGTAGACGACCGTGAATCACCGCTGCATATTCACCTGGGCCAGGTGATGTCGCGTGGCGAAAAGATGGAATTCACTATCCAAAAATCGATCGAACTGGGTGTAAGCCTCATTACGCCACTTTTTTCTGAACGCTGTGGCGTTAAACTGGATGCTGAACGACTGAACAAAAAGATCCAGCAGTGGCAGAAAATCGCGATTGCGGCATGTGAACAGTGCGGTCGCAACCGTATTCCGGAAATTCGCCCGCCCATGGATTTAGAAGCCTGGTGCGCCGAAGAAGAGAGCGGTCTTAAGCTCAATCTTCATCCGCGCGCCAGCGCCAGCATCAATACGCTGCCGCTGCCCGTTGAGCGTGTACGCCTGCTGATTGGCCCGGAAGGTGGTCTGTCAGCGGACGAAATTGCGATGACGGCGCGTTATCAATTTACTGATATTCTGTTGGGACCTCGCGTTCTGCGTACTGAGACGACTGCACTCACTGCCATCACCGCGCTACAGGTGCGTTTTGGCGATCTGGGTTAAAGCATTTAACGGAGAAGAACATGATCAAGCTCGGCATCGTGATGGACCCCATCGCAAGCATTAACATCAAGAAAGATTCCAGCTTCGCTATGCTGCTGGAAGCGCAGCGTCGCGGCTATCAGCTCCATTACATGGAAATGGCCGATCTTTATCTGAACAACGGTGAAGCCCGCGCGCGCACCCGCATCGTTAACGTCGAGCAAAATTACGATAAATGGTACGAGTTTGGTTCCGAGCAGGATCTGCCGCTCGCCGAACTTGATGTGATCCTGATGCGTAAAGATCCTCCGTTCGATACCGAATTTATCTACTGCACCTATATCCTTGAACGCGCAGAAGAAAAAGGCACGCTGATCGTTAACAAACCGCAGAGCCTGCGCGATTGTAACGAGAAACTGTACACCGCCTGGTTCTCCGATCTGACGCCTGACACGCTCGTCACCCGTAACAAAGCGCAGTTGAAAGCCTTCTGGCAGAAGCATGGCGATATCATTCTGAAACCGCTGGATGGCATGGGCGGCGCGTCGATTTTCCGCGTGAAAGAAGGCGATCCTAACCTGGGTGTTATTGCCGAAACCCTGACTGAACATGGAACACGCTACTGCATGGCGCAGAATTATATTCCTGCCATTGTTGATGGTGACAAACGTGTATTGGTGGTCGATGGCGAACCAGTTCCTTATTGTCTGGCGCGCATTCCGCAGGGCGGCGAAACCCGTGGTAATCTGGCGGCAGGTGGCCGTGGAGAACCGCGCCCGTTGACCGATAGCGACTGGGAAATCGCCCGCCGCGTCGGCCCAATGCTGAAGGCCAAAGGACTGATTTTCGTCGGTCTGGACATCATTGGCGATCGCCTGACGGAAGTGAACGTCACCAGCCCAACCTGTATCCGCGAAATCGAGGCTGAGTTCCCGGTGTCCATTACCGGCATGCTGATGGACGCGATTGAAAAACGTCTGAAGCAGTAACCCGCCACTCCCCTTATCCGCTTCACCCTCCCTTTCGCGCCAAGGCGATACAGGGTGAAGTGTCTAGTGACAGCGCTTTTAATTGTCTCCATACTGAGCGCTGTTGCTTTTTAAACCAGGAAACAGAACCTCTGACAATGAATTTACAGCATCACTTTCTTATTGCCATGCCTGCTCTCCAGGACCCGATTTTTCGTCGTTCCGTGGTTTATATCTGCGAATACAGTGAAGACGGCGCGATGGGGATTATTATCAATAAACCGCTCGAAAACCTGCAAATCGAAGGCATTCTGGAAAAACTCAAGATCACGTCTGAAGAGCGCGCGCCTGAGATCCGTCTGGATAAACCGGTGATGTTAGGCGGCCCGCTGGCAGAAGATCGTGGCTTTATCCTGCATACCCCTCCGGGGTTTTCTTCCAGCATTCGCGTTTCCGACAACACGGTGATCACCACCTCACGCGATGTCCTGGAAACATTAGGCACGCACAATCAGCCTTCCGAAGTGCTGGTAGCGCTGGGCTATTCCTCATGGGAGAAAGGCCAGCTGGAACAAGAAATTCTTGATAATGCATGGCTGACGGCCCCGGCGGATCTGAACATTCTGTTTAAAACCCCCATTGCCGATCGCTGGCGCGATGCCGCGAAACTGATTGGGATCGACATTCAAACCATGCCTGGTGTGGCAGGACACGCATAATGAGCGGAACGCTTCTGGCTTTTGATTTTGGAACGAAAAGTATTGGCGTGGCGATTGGTCAACGCATCACCGGAACCGCGCGTCCACTTACGGCAATTAAAGCGCAGGACGGAACACCGGACTGGACGCTGATTGAGCGCCTGCTCAAAGAGTGGCAACCCGAAGCCGTGATCGTAGGATTACCGCTAAATATGGATGGCACCGAGCAACCGCTGACGGCACGAGCACGTAAGTTTGCCAATAAGATCCATGGCCGCTTTGGTGCTGTCGTTAAGCTGCACGATGAACGCCTTAGCACTGTTGAAGCCCGTGCAGGTCTGTTTGAACATGGCGGTTTCCGTGCACTTAACAAAGGCAGCGTTGACTCCGCCTCGGCTGTGATCATCCTCGAAAGTTTCTTCGAACAGGGTTTTTAACCCCGTCCTATTTGCCCGCGCTGCCGGGCAAAATCTTCTTATCTCTCGATCCCGTTCACATTTCATCCTACTGCTTTTTGCATTATCAGAAGTGTTTCTATAAAAGAAACATATGCGATTATGATTTTTCCAGCAGCCTGGCATTGAGTGAGGAGAGTTCACCGAGACGCGCCTGGACTGTGTCGTCATCGGGGTGCCACATGCCCGCAAAAGCAAGTGCGGCCTGATGAACACCGACTGGCTGCGCGATAGACACTTCACCGTCGTCATGCCGCCAGATGACATGTCCGCGCTCACGCTGTTGCGCAATATGCGGCGCGAGATGAACCCACTGTGTCGCCGTGAAGCGTGACATCAGCTGTTCATCGCTTTCAGCGGCCAGCAGTGACATGCCGATAACGGATTGCCACGCAGGGAGCATGTGAAAACCGGCCAGCGCCTGGCTGGTCGGGCTACCGGGAACGGAGTGCCAGATGTAAATCACCTGGTCTTCCCATAAAACGCCTAGGGCGACGACGATATCGCGCGGCGCGAGGCGCTCCAGCATTGGCAATGCGCGGGAAAAAAGCTCGGAACCACGAATGGCTTGTGCAGCCAGAGCGTGGATCCCAGGCCCTGGCAGATAACGGCGCTGATCGTCCTGCATCGTCAGGCCGATAGACGCCATGGTCATCAGCAAACGGTTTACGCGCGTGGTATTGATGCCCATCAGGCGCGAGAGTTCGCGGCACCCGATCGCACGGTCGCTGGAAACCAGATATTGCAAACAGCGAATGCCGTCGATCAAGCTTTGATTCGGTTGTGATGACATAGCAACGCTCATTCTTTTAAGAAGTGTATGACTCGATTCTACCGCCAGTTCAAAAGGATACAAGGTCATGAAAATCTATCCCCCAAATGATGCCAGAACCTTTCCCGTCTCGGAGCTTGAAGCCGATCTGCTGGTCGCAGGCGGTGGACTTGCCGGATTGTGTGCGGCCCTGGCGGCGGCGCGCGATGGCCTGAATGTCGTCCTGATTCAGGACCGGCCTGTACTGGGGGGAAATGCCTCCAGCGAAGTCCGCCTCTGGGCTAACGGCGCGACGTCGCACATGGGCAATAACAATCGTTGGGCACGCGAGGGTGGCATCATGGGGGAGATCCTTGAGGAGAATCTGTGGCGCAATAAAGAGGGGAATCCGGTTATGTTCGACCTGGTTCTGCTTGATCTTGCGAACAGCCAGCCAGGGCTGACGCTGCTGCTGAACACAGCCGTTTATGATGTTGAGAAAACCGGCTCGCGCATCACTGCCGTCAGCGCATTTAACGCCATCAACGAAACCTTTTATACGGTGCGTGCCGCGCAGTTTTGCGATGCGACGGGCGACGGGGTACTCGGTTTTCTGGCTGGGGCGGAGTATCGCGAAGGGGCAGAAGAGATTGATGAACTGGACGAGAAAATGGCTCCCGGCGATCACTTCGGGCATAAGCTTGGCCACTCCATCTATTTCTACACCAAACGTACCGCCGAGCCGGTTAACTTTGTCGCTCCCTCGTTTGCGCTCAAAGACATCACAGAAATCCCCCGCTATAAACGTTTGACCTCGACGCTTAACGGCTGCGATCTGTGGTGGCTGGAATGGGGAGGACGTCTTGATACCGTCCACCAAAGTGAGGAGATCAAATGGGAGTTGTGGAAAATCGTCTGGGGCGTCTGGGACTATATTAAAAACTCCGGCGAATTCCCGGATGCAGCAAACCTGACGATTGAGTGGGTTGGCGCCATTCCCGGAAAACGCGAAAGCCGCCGCTTTATTGGCGATCATATTCTTTGCCAGCAGGACATCATTGAGCAACGCGATCACTACGACGCGGTTGCGTACGGTGGCTGGTCGATTGATCTGCACCCGGCGGACGGTGTTTACAGTACCCACGATGGCTGCCGACAGTTTCACAGCAAAGGCACTTACACCATCCCGTTCCGCTCGCTCTACAGCCGCTCGTTGGACAATCTGTTCCTGACAGGCAGGCTGATTTCGGCTTCACACGTCGCTTTCGGCAGCGCCCGTGTGATGTGTACCTGCGGGCTGCTCGGTGAAGTCGTTGGGCGTGCCGCAGCGCTGTGCCATACGCATCACCTGACGCCCCAGACGCTGGCTCACCGCGATCGCATCCGTGACCTTCAGCAGCATTTGCAGCAAACCGGCTGTTACATCCCGCGCCAGTGGCTGGACAACCCCGCGCTCGGCGCGACGGTTTCGACCAGTAGTGAGTACGTGCTGACCTCGCTTGAACCGAACGGCGAATGGTTGTCGCTTGAGGCGCGGATGGCGATTCTGATGCCCGTTAAACGCGGCGAGACGCTGCCTGCCATGACGTTTCGTCTGCGTTGCAGCATGCCACAGCAGCTCACGATTTCGCTGTTGGGTAGTGAAAAAGCAGGCAACTTCACGCCTGAATGCCATTACGACGAAACGACAATCGACGTCCATGGCGAACAGAAATACCGCTGCAAATTTGACTGGACCAGCGATCGCGATCGGTACGTTTTTGTCGTCTTCGATGCCTGCAACGAGATTGACATTGCGCTTACCGAAACCCGATTGCCCGGCCTGATGACCGTGTTTAACAGCCTGAATAAACGCGTGGCAAAACATACGCGTCAGGTCTCTGATGGTGATTACGGCGTGGAGGAGTTTGATTTCTGGCTGCCGCGCCGCCATCCGCACCAAGTCTTCCCGGCAATGCAGCTGGATGCGCCGCTTCACTGCTACGCGCCTGATAACCTGCTTAATGGCCGTCTGCGCCCTGAGCAGCAAACCAACGCGTGGATCCCTGCCGACCATGACCCTACCCCACAGGTCGTCTGGAGATGGGAAACACCACAACGTATCCAGTCTCTGACGCTTATCCAGGATAACGACTTCGATAATGCGATGGAGACAGTGCAGATGGGACATCATCAGGCCATCACCCCGCACTGTATTACTCACTATCGGCTGTGGGCTGACGGCAATCTGATTGCCGACGTTGAACAGAATCATCACGCCGTCTGTGAACATCGCTTTGTCACCCCTTTCCACACGAAAACGATCGCACTGGAGATCCTTGGCACTGCGGGAGCGCGCCCTGCCGTATATGCACTCAACGTGCGCTAGAGCCGTCCCTGCGCCTTGCGTTCGGCAAGGCTTTGGTCAAAGTTTTGCATCCCTGCCTGCTGCCCGGTTTGAATGATGCCGGGCAGTTGCCAGGTTTTCCCCTCGCGGATGAGATTCGCTGATGCTGGCGTGTTCACCAGCATTTCGAAAAGCGCCACTCGCCCGCCCTGCGCGTCACGCTCAAGCTTTTGCGCCAGTACCGCGCGCAGGCTCCCCGCCAGCTGGTTTCGTACCGGATCTTTTTCTTCGGCAGGAAACGTATCCACCAGCCTTTCGATGGCCTGAGACGCACCTCGGGTATGCAGCGTCGCCAACACCAGATGCCCGGTTTCTGCGGCCGTGAGCGCCAGGCGGATCGTTTCGCTGTCCCGCAACTCCCCAAGCAAAATGACGTCGGGATCTTCACGTAATGCCGCACGTAACGCCTGCGAAAAGGATGGGCAGTGCAGGCCAATCTCTCGCTGTTGAATCAGACAGCGATTGCTTTGATAAATAAATTCCACCGGATCTTCAAGGGTCAGAATATGCCCGTCAGAATGGCAATTGAGATGATCCACCATGGCCGCCAACGTGGTGGATTTTCCGCTGCCCGTGGCGCCCGTGACCAGAATCAAGCCGTTGTCACTGGAGAGCAGATCGGGGATCGCTTTAGGCGCCGTAAGCTCTGACAGCTTTGGACAGGTAACGGGCAACAATCTGAGCGTTATCGAAACGCCGTGGATATGGTTAAACGCGCTGGCGCGCAATCGTTGCCCGCTGCTCATCGATACGGCGAAATCTACCTGCCCATTCGCGCGCCAGGCTCCCTGCTGCTCGTCGTTGAGCCAGGTTTTCAAAAGCTGCTCAACATCCGGGACGGGAAAAGGCGCAGATTCAAGATGACCCAAACGACGCCAGCGCGGTGGTGAATTGCTGCACAGGTGTAGATCCGAGACGTTATGCTTTACACTAAGGCCCACCATTTCTTCCATATCCATACGACACTCCCCGGAAAATGAACGACATTGCGCATAACCTGGCACAGGTCAGGGAAAAAATCTCAGCTGCAGCAACACGTTGCGGCCGTGCTTCAGAAGATGTTTCGCTGCTTGCAGTCAGTAAAACCAAACCTGCGAGCGCCATCGCAGAAGCTATTGCCGCAGGGCAACGTGAGTTTGGTGAAAACTACGTTCAGGAGGGTGTGGACAAAATTCGTCATTTCCAGGAAACAGGAATGATGGGTCTACAATGGCACTTTATTGGTCCGTTGCAGTCGAATAAAAGTCGTCTGGTGGCCGAGCATTTTGACTGGTGCCATACCGTCGATCGTCTGCGCATTGCCACGCGTTTGAACGAGCAACGCCCTGCGGACAAAGCGCCACTGAACGTATTGATTCAAATAAATATTAGTGACGAAAACAGTAAGTCAGGCATTGCGCTTGCTGAGCTTGACGCGCTGGCCGCTCAGGTGGCGGAACTCCCCGGTCTTCGTCTGCGTGGACTGATGGCGATCCCCGCCCCAAAAACAGAGTATGAAAGGCAGTTTGCCGTGGCACAGCAAATGGCTGTAGCATTTGAAGCGCTTAAAGCACGCTACGTAACCGTAGACACGCTTTCACTGGGCATGTCGGACGATATGGAAGCCGCAATCGCGGCAGGCAGCACGATGGTGCGCATCGGCACAGCAATTTTCGGTGCGCGCGATTACACCCAATAATAAGGAAACCTGAGGAACGCCATGAAGACGTTGACTTTCCTGCTCTCAACGGTCATTGAACTGTACACGATGGCGCTGCTGTTACGCGTCTGGATGCAGTGGGCCCGTTGTGATTTTTACAATCCATTTTCGCAGTTTGTCGTGAAAATTACGCAACCTGTCATTGGCCCGCTGCGCCGTATTATCCCACCGATGGGGCCGATTGATAGCGCCTCCATGCTGGTGGCGTTTATTCTCAGCATTATCAAAGCCATTGTGTTGTTTATGGTGATCACCTTCCAGCCAATCATCTGGATTGCCGCGGTGCTCATTCTGCTGAAAACCATTGGCCTGCTGATCTTCTGGGTGCTGCTGGTGATGGCCGTCATGAGCTGGGTAAGCCGAGGTCGCAGCCCGGTTGAATACGCGATGATTCAGTTGACCGAGCCGTTGCTGCGTCCGATCCGTAATTTACTGCCTTCTATGGGCGGTATTGATTTTTCGCCGATGATCCTGGTGCTGCTGCTGTATGTGCTGAACATGGGTATCGCTGAGCTGTTACAGTCAACAGGCAACATGCTGCTGCCGGGGCTGTGGATGGCGCTATGAGTGCCGTGAGCACGTGCGCCGATGGGCTGGTTTTACGGCTGTACATTCAGCCTAAAGCCAGCCGTGACAGCATTGTTGGATTACATGGCGACGAGTTAAAAGTCGCCATTACCGCCCCACCCGTTGACGGCCAGGCTAACGCGCATTTGACCAAATATCTGGCTAAACAGTTTCGCGTCGCCAAAAGTCAGGTCATTATTGAAAAGGGTGAGCTGGGGCGTCATAAACAGGTAAAAATCCTTAATCCGCAAAACATCCCGACGGAAGTCGCGGCACTGACAGAGTAGGAAATACCATGCAGAAAGTTGTTCTCGCTACCGGTAACGCCGGTAAAGTGCGCGAGCTGGCCTCGCTATTAAATGATTTTGGCCTGGACGTCGTGGCACAAACGGAATTGGGCGTGGATTCAGCGGAAGAGACCGGTCTGACCTTTATCGAAAATGCGATTCTGAAAGCGCGTCATGCCGCGCAGGTCACCGGCC
This sequence is a window from Enterobacter sp. 638. Protein-coding genes within it:
- the rsmE gene encoding 16S rRNA (uracil(1498)-N(3))-methyltransferase, with protein sequence MRIPRIYHPELITAGSEIALSDDAANHVGRVLRMGAGQAVQLFDGSNQVFDAEITRADKKSVQVSILRGEVDDRESPLHIHLGQVMSRGEKMEFTIQKSIELGVSLITPLFSERCGVKLDAERLNKKIQQWQKIAIAACEQCGRNRIPEIRPPMDLEAWCAEEESGLKLNLHPRASASINTLPLPVERVRLLIGPEGGLSADEIAMTARYQFTDILLGPRVLRTETTALTAITALQVRFGDLG
- the gshB gene encoding glutathione synthase, which gives rise to MIKLGIVMDPIASINIKKDSSFAMLLEAQRRGYQLHYMEMADLYLNNGEARARTRIVNVEQNYDKWYEFGSEQDLPLAELDVILMRKDPPFDTEFIYCTYILERAEEKGTLIVNKPQSLRDCNEKLYTAWFSDLTPDTLVTRNKAQLKAFWQKHGDIILKPLDGMGGASIFRVKEGDPNLGVIAETLTEHGTRYCMAQNYIPAIVDGDKRVLVVDGEPVPYCLARIPQGGETRGNLAAGGRGEPRPLTDSDWEIARRVGPMLKAKGLIFVGLDIIGDRLTEVNVTSPTCIREIEAEFPVSITGMLMDAIEKRLKQ
- a CDS encoding YqgE/AlgH family protein — encoded protein: MNLQHHFLIAMPALQDPIFRRSVVYICEYSEDGAMGIIINKPLENLQIEGILEKLKITSEERAPEIRLDKPVMLGGPLAEDRGFILHTPPGFSSSIRVSDNTVITTSRDVLETLGTHNQPSEVLVALGYSSWEKGQLEQEILDNAWLTAPADLNILFKTPIADRWRDAAKLIGIDIQTMPGVAGHA
- the ruvX gene encoding Holliday junction resolvase RuvX encodes the protein MSGTLLAFDFGTKSIGVAIGQRITGTARPLTAIKAQDGTPDWTLIERLLKEWQPEAVIVGLPLNMDGTEQPLTARARKFANKIHGRFGAVVKLHDERLSTVEARAGLFEHGGFRALNKGSVDSASAVIILESFFEQGF
- a CDS encoding global regulatory protein; this translates as MSSQPNQSLIDGIRCLQYLVSSDRAIGCRELSRLMGINTTRVNRLLMTMASIGLTMQDDQRRYLPGPGIHALAAQAIRGSELFSRALPMLERLAPRDIVVALGVLWEDQVIYIWHSVPGSPTSQALAGFHMLPAWQSVIGMSLLAAESDEQLMSRFTATQWVHLAPHIAQQRERGHVIWRHDDGEVSIAQPVGVHQAALAFAGMWHPDDDTVQARLGELSSLNARLLEKS
- a CDS encoding FAD-dependent oxidoreductase; this encodes MKIYPPNDARTFPVSELEADLLVAGGGLAGLCAALAAARDGLNVVLIQDRPVLGGNASSEVRLWANGATSHMGNNNRWAREGGIMGEILEENLWRNKEGNPVMFDLVLLDLANSQPGLTLLLNTAVYDVEKTGSRITAVSAFNAINETFYTVRAAQFCDATGDGVLGFLAGAEYREGAEEIDELDEKMAPGDHFGHKLGHSIYFYTKRTAEPVNFVAPSFALKDITEIPRYKRLTSTLNGCDLWWLEWGGRLDTVHQSEEIKWELWKIVWGVWDYIKNSGEFPDAANLTIEWVGAIPGKRESRRFIGDHILCQQDIIEQRDHYDAVAYGGWSIDLHPADGVYSTHDGCRQFHSKGTYTIPFRSLYSRSLDNLFLTGRLISASHVAFGSARVMCTCGLLGEVVGRAAALCHTHHLTPQTLAHRDRIRDLQQHLQQTGCYIPRQWLDNPALGATVSTSSEYVLTSLEPNGEWLSLEARMAILMPVKRGETLPAMTFRLRCSMPQQLTISLLGSEKAGNFTPECHYDETTIDVHGEQKYRCKFDWTSDRDRYVFVVFDACNEIDIALTETRLPGLMTVFNSLNKRVAKHTRQVSDGDYGVEEFDFWLPRRHPHQVFPAMQLDAPLHCYAPDNLLNGRLRPEQQTNAWIPADHDPTPQVVWRWETPQRIQSLTLIQDNDFDNAMETVQMGHHQAITPHCITHYRLWADGNLIADVEQNHHAVCEHRFVTPFHTKTIALEILGTAGARPAVYALNVR
- a CDS encoding type IV pilus twitching motility protein PilT → MDMEEMVGLSVKHNVSDLHLCSNSPPRWRRLGHLESAPFPVPDVEQLLKTWLNDEQQGAWRANGQVDFAVSMSSGQRLRASAFNHIHGVSITLRLLPVTCPKLSELTAPKAIPDLLSSDNGLILVTGATGSGKSTTLAAMVDHLNCHSDGHILTLEDPVEFIYQSNRCLIQQREIGLHCPSFSQALRAALREDPDVILLGELRDSETIRLALTAAETGHLVLATLHTRGASQAIERLVDTFPAEEKDPVRNQLAGSLRAVLAQKLERDAQGGRVALFEMLVNTPASANLIREGKTWQLPGIIQTGQQAGMQNFDQSLAERKAQGRL
- a CDS encoding YggS family pyridoxal phosphate-dependent enzyme yields the protein MNDIAHNLAQVREKISAAATRCGRASEDVSLLAVSKTKPASAIAEAIAAGQREFGENYVQEGVDKIRHFQETGMMGLQWHFIGPLQSNKSRLVAEHFDWCHTVDRLRIATRLNEQRPADKAPLNVLIQINISDENSKSGIALAELDALAAQVAELPGLRLRGLMAIPAPKTEYERQFAVAQQMAVAFEALKARYVTVDTLSLGMSDDMEAAIAAGSTMVRIGTAIFGARDYTQ
- a CDS encoding YggT family protein gives rise to the protein MKTLTFLLSTVIELYTMALLLRVWMQWARCDFYNPFSQFVVKITQPVIGPLRRIIPPMGPIDSASMLVAFILSIIKAIVLFMVITFQPIIWIAAVLILLKTIGLLIFWVLLVMAVMSWVSRGRSPVEYAMIQLTEPLLRPIRNLLPSMGGIDFSPMILVLLLYVLNMGIAELLQSTGNMLLPGLWMAL
- the yggU gene encoding DUF167 family protein YggU, which codes for MSAVSTCADGLVLRLYIQPKASRDSIVGLHGDELKVAITAPPVDGQANAHLTKYLAKQFRVAKSQVIIEKGELGRHKQVKILNPQNIPTEVAALTE